One Coffea arabica cultivar ET-39 chromosome 5e, Coffea Arabica ET-39 HiFi, whole genome shotgun sequence DNA segment encodes these proteins:
- the LOC140006744 gene encoding uncharacterized protein — MDDSCHSKLYILWPKAAKPLVNTTTTKSPSERNCRMSFAGKVMEKGCCELCGKAAKMYCVSDEARLCWDCDEKVHSANFLVAKHSRNLLCHVCQSPTPWKASGTKLAPTISVCQRCLHSSTAAENPAVRRTRQEQVEEAEDETTDQRRLGDDQYSDGSEDSDGYDDYDDDEFQEEEDEEEDGENQVVPWSSSPAPSSSALPLTTSSSSEHGSFSSRDGGAAVSSALKRSRDNRPPDSDDEDVCCSTQINLSAGAMEDRSSSLRSLKTARAEEELVHRPESEIELMRKKGRMELLGSFLNFQQTTAAGENDASEVIRNISKLSRDAH; from the exons ATGGATGACTCTTGTCACTCGAAATTATATATACTTTGGCCGAAGGCTGCAAAACCACTTGTCAATACAACAACTACTAAAAGTCCAAGTGAGAGAAATTGCAGAATGAGTTTTGCGGGCAAGGTAATGGAGAAAGGGTGCTGCGAATTGTGTGGCAAAGCAGCGAAGATGTATTGCGTTTCGGATGAAGCAAGGCTTTGCTGGGATTGTGATGAAAAAGTGCACAGTGCAAATTTTCTGGTCGCTAAACATTCAAGAAATCTTCTTTGCCATGTTTGTCAATCTCCGACCCCATGGAAAGCTTCCGGGACCAAGCTTGCCCCAACTATTTCCGTCTGTCAAAGATGCTTGCATAGTTCTACTGCTGCTGAAAACCCGGCTGTCAGGAGGACTAGGCAGGAACAAGTAGAAGAAGCAGAAGATGAAACGACTGATCAGAGGCGCCTTGGCGATGATCAGTATAGTGATGGGTCTGAAGATAGCGACGGCTACGACGACTACGACGACGATGAGTTtcaagaggaagaagatgagGAGGAGGATGGAGAGAATCAAGTAGTTCCTTGGTCTTCTAGTCCTGCTCCGTCTTCCTCAGCTCTGCCTTTGACAACCTCTTCTAGTAGTGAACATGGGTCTTTCTCCAGCAGAGATGGTGGTGCCGCCGTTTCCTCCGCTCTAAAGCGATCCCGTGACAACCGCCCTCCCGATTCCGAT GATGAGGATGTATGCTGTTCCACACAAATCAACTTGAGTGCGGGTGCAATGGAGGATAGAAGCTCCTCTTTGAGATCATTAAAGACGGCGAGGGCAGAAGAAGAGTTGGTTCATCGGCCGGAAAGTGAAATAGAGTTGATGAGGAAGAAGGGGAGAATGGAACTGTTGGGCTCTTTCTTGAATTTTCAGCAAACGACGGCGGCCGGTGAGAATGATGCCTCGGAAGTCATCCGAAATATCTCTAAACTCAGCAGAGATGCGCATTGA
- the LOC140006745 gene encoding universal stress protein PHOS32-like, with amino-acid sequence MQNQNQNHRQSTAESDLPPLAKIKVRSSSPRFPPPTTPSSTETPTANAQRKIGIAVDLSDESAFAVKWAVHHYLRPGDAVILVHVRPTSVLYGADWGSVDLSIVDAENEESQQKLEDDFDTFTTTKASDLAQPLVEAQIPFKIHIVKDHDMKERLCLEVERLGLSAVIMGSRGFGATRRGSDGRLGSVSDYCVRHCVCPVVVVRYADDHEGGGNAAPGPVVSVGSVAEEDEEEQEYHDASTEDRKDS; translated from the exons ATgcaaaatcaaaaccaaaacCACCGCCAGTCCACGGCGGAATCCGACCTGCCACCCCTCGCCAAAATCAAAGTTCGCTCCTCCTCCCCACGCTTCCCTCCCCCGACCACTCCTTCGTCGACAGAAACTCCCACCGCCAACGCCCAACGCAAGATCGGCATCGCCGTCGACCTCTCCGACGAGTCAGCTTTCGCTGTCAAATGGGCTGTTCACCACTACCTCCGTCCCGGAGACGCCGTTATTCTCGTCCACGTCCGTCCGACTTCCGTCCTCTACGGCGCTGATTGGGGCTCTGTTGACCTCTCCATTGTCGATGCTGAGAACGAAGAGTCTCAGCAGAAGCTAGAAGACGATTTCGACACTTTCACCACCACTAAGGCCTCTGATCTGGCGCAGCCCTTGGTGGAGGCCCagattcctttcaaaattcataTAGTTAAAGATCATGACATGAAGGAGAGGCTTTGCTTGGAAGTGGAGAGGCTTGGGTTGAGTGCTGTGATTATGGGGAGCCGAGGGTTTGGGGCTACGAGAAGGGGGAGTGATGGGAGGCTTGGAAGTGTTAGTGATTACTGCGTCAGGCATTGTGTTTGTCCTGTGGTGGTCGTCAGATATGCTGATGATCATGAGGGTGGCGGAAATGCTGCCCCGGGTCCGGTTGTTTCGGTTGGCTCTGTCGCTGAAGAGGACGAGGAGGAGCAGGAGTATCACGATGCCTCTACTGAGGATCGCAAAG ATTCATAA
- the LOC113687654 gene encoding uncharacterized protein has product MATSILTASSDHNTNPTLSGDHNNLLHHYDHHFQTATPPTTRRDHHQTSRQSSAGPGRRKSSSSRKKQPQRGMGVAQLERLRLGDRWKIITEINPQAQSPHSSVPYGVIPTSPGQDPTSFNTVPMHLAELGVYPLNLNQAAMLVQRVGNTSATMGLFHGQGLVFSGDKFPGNPHGVGVENGSETSTKELSSTPSLIKCYPDHCTVCHLKKRHVRGENLVTLKGSLKDVNAAEMPSITSSDFVGLNVGNSPYNNRGTKQNFGKTATFHAGTYSAGGTIEQGTLEVVAVQRKASSSRGGSGRLFYEFFPSGIGVSKSESHDSDQNEELTRTMMKKEADGSESCSSDGVAVMGCAGDAYCATKTTTTGGAVDGSNSIDLSLRLSY; this is encoded by the exons atggccACTTCCATCCTTACGGCTTCTTCTGACCACAACACAAACCCCACATTGTCTGGGGATCATAACAATCTTCTTCACCATTATGATCATCATTTTCAGACAGCAACTCCACCCACGACAAGGCGTGATCATCATCAAACCTCAAGACAGAGCAGTGCTGGACCAGGCCGAAGAAAGTCATCATCAAGCAGGAAGAAACAGCCTCAAAGAGGCATGGGGGTTGCTCAGCTTGAGCGCCTAAGGTTAGGAGATAGGTGGAAAATAATAACTGAAATCAATCCCCAAGCCCAAAGTCCACATTCATCAGTGCCTTATGGAGTTATTCCCACTTCACCCGGTCAAGATCCCACCTCCTTCAATACTGTTCCAATGCATTTGGCTGAGCTTGGTGTCTATCCTTTGAACTTGAACCAGGCGGCCATGTTGGTTCAGAGGGTTGGAAACACTAGTGCTACCATGGGATTGTTTCATGGACAAGGGCTGGTTTTTTCTGGTGATAAGTTTCCAGGAAATCCccatggagttggagttgaaaatGGAAGTGAGACCAGCACCAAAGAGCTCTCTTCAACTCCAAGTTTGATCAAGTGTTACCCTGATCATTGTACTGTTTGCCATCTG AAAAAGCGCCACGTTCGTGGAGAAAATTTGGTAACACTAAAGGGATCATTGAAAGACGTGAATGCTGCAGAAATGCCTTCCATTACCAGCTCTGATTTTGTTGGATTGAACGTCGGCAACAGCCCATATAACAACAGgggaacaaaacaaaattttggcAAAACAGCCACTTTTCACGCTGGTACTTATTCTGCTGGTGGCACTATAGAGCAG GGTACTCTAGAGGTTGTTGCAGTTCAAAGGAAGGCAAGTTCATCAAGGGGTGGAAGTGGCCGTTTGTTCTACGAGTTCTTTCCATCTGGGATAGGAGTCAGCAAAAGCGAATCTCATGACTCTGATCAAAATGAAGAGTTGACGAGGACGATGATGAAGAAGGAGGCGGATGGTTCGGAATCTTGTTCTTCAGATGGTGTTGCAGTTATGGGTTGTGCTGGAGATGCTTATTGTGCCACGAAAACTACTACTACTGGTGGTGCAGTTGATGGATCCAATTCCATTGATCTGTCCCTCAGGCTTTCTTATTAG